A window of the Vigna angularis cultivar LongXiaoDou No.4 chromosome 3, ASM1680809v1, whole genome shotgun sequence genome harbors these coding sequences:
- the LOC128195712 gene encoding uncharacterized protein LOC128195712 produces the protein MKVQWKPEHESQIHRNFHMKASHRLSEMFRDARNAGQRPNRLGEQIWNSLLAHWNTVEFRNKCAKAQRNRASERGGTLHTGGSITIHEHVIRMAQALGRAVHVDEVFAQTHVRKGTNQFVDERSRKTHVSK, from the exons atgaaggtgcagtggaaacctgaacatgaaagtcagatacacagaaatttccacatgaaagcatctcatcggctgtcagagatgtttagggatgcccgcaatgcaggaCAGCGCCCTAACAGGCTGGGTGAAcaaatttggaactctttactggcccattggaatacagtagagttccgcaataagtgtgccaaagcccaGCGGAACAGAGCATCTGAAaggggtggcaccctgcatactggtgggtcgatcaccattcatgagcatgtcattcgtatg GCACAGGCTctaggacgggcggtccatgttgatgaggtctttgcacagactcatgttcggaagggaactaatcaatttgttgatgaaagatctcgcaagactcatgtaagcaaataa